A DNA window from Zingiber officinale cultivar Zhangliang chromosome 3A, Zo_v1.1, whole genome shotgun sequence contains the following coding sequences:
- the LOC122051124 gene encoding trichohyalin-like isoform X1 yields MGIMFPDYDPADAPDSTIQQGFRQMRGDLQSLHQQQEEMLQQEKEMLQRRVVMLQREEEMLQRREVMLQREEKILQQLREMLDFLRTWHLSQQPSVPSAAAGGDAGCSQDLAS; encoded by the coding sequence AATGTTTCCAGATTATGATCCTGCAGATGCTCCTGATTCGACGATCCAGCAGGGTTTTAGGCAGATGAGAGGGGACTTGCAGTCACTTCATCAGCAGCAAGAGGAGATGCTGCAGCAGGAGAAAGAGATGCTGCAGCGACGGGTGGTGATGCTGCAGCGGGAGGAGGAGATGCTGCAGCGACGGGAGGTGATGCTGCAGCGAGAGGAGAAGATCCTGCAGCAGCTACGGGAGATGCTGGATTTTCTCAGGACTTGGCATCTTAGCCAGCAGCCATCAGTCCCTTCAGCAGCTGCAGGAGGTGATGCTGGATGTTCTCAGGACTTGGCATCTTAG
- the LOC122051124 gene encoding trichohyalin-like isoform X2: MFPDYDPADAPDSTIQQGFRQMRGDLQSLHQQQEEMLQQEKEMLQRRVVMLQREEEMLQRREVMLQREEKILQQLREMLDFLRTWHLSQQPSVPSAAAGGDAGCSQDLAS; this comes from the coding sequence ATGTTTCCAGATTATGATCCTGCAGATGCTCCTGATTCGACGATCCAGCAGGGTTTTAGGCAGATGAGAGGGGACTTGCAGTCACTTCATCAGCAGCAAGAGGAGATGCTGCAGCAGGAGAAAGAGATGCTGCAGCGACGGGTGGTGATGCTGCAGCGGGAGGAGGAGATGCTGCAGCGACGGGAGGTGATGCTGCAGCGAGAGGAGAAGATCCTGCAGCAGCTACGGGAGATGCTGGATTTTCTCAGGACTTGGCATCTTAGCCAGCAGCCATCAGTCCCTTCAGCAGCTGCAGGAGGTGATGCTGGATGTTCTCAGGACTTGGCATCTTAG
- the LOC122051125 gene encoding serine/arginine-rich splicing factor SR45a-like codes for MADSSRGKYSHSLSPYRGHSKSRSPPRGLSHSRSRSPLRGRARSRSRSRDREAANFGNTLYVTGLSSRVTERDLEHHFSKEGKIVGCHLVVEPRTRASRGFAFVTMDNVKDADRCIKYLNQSILEGRYITVEKSRRGRARTPTPGKYLGVASTRDGRRGERDRYFGGYSRDDYGGGYQRSPRHSPYRGGHEYSPQRSPYYDSRYRRGRSRSFSPYGYGSPPRASYGRRVNGYPR; via the exons ATG GCGGATTCTTCACGGGGGAA GTACTCTCATTCACTGTCTCCATATCGTGGTCATTCCAAATCAAGATCTCCTCCTAGGGGTTTGTCTCACTCAAGGTCTCGGTCTCCACTTAGGGGTCGGGCAAGATCTCGATCTAGAAGTCGGGACAG GGAGGCAGCAAATTTTGGAAATACTCTTTATGTAACTGGCCTTTCATCCAGGGTTACAGAAAGGGACTTGGAACATCACTTCTCCAAGGAAGGAAAG ATTGTGGGATGTCACCTGGTTGTTGAACCGCGTACACGTGCTTCTCGTGGCTTTGCATTTGTGACTATGGACAATGTAAAAGATGCTGACCGTTGTATCAAATACCTCAACCAATCAATCCTGGAAGGACGTTATATAACAGTCGAGAAG TCGAGGAGGGGGCGAGCACGGACACCAACACCTGGAAAATACCTTGGTGTGGCCAGCACAAGAGATG GTCGCCGAGGTGAGCGAGATAGATATTTTGGGGGCTACAGCCGTGATGACTATGGTGGTGGTTACCAGAGATCTCCTAGGCACTCTCCTTATCGTGGTGGCCATGAATACTCGCCTCAGAGATCACCTTATTATGATAGCAGGTACAGAAGAGGACGATCGAGGTCATTTTCTCCTTATGGTTATGGCAGCCCACCCAGAGCATCCTATGGGCGTCGTGTGAATGGCTATCCTCGATAG
- the LOC122050181 gene encoding auxin-responsive protein SAUR64-like — protein MSYISRRQFNGSTHRIFLAMLSARRLLALARKWRKMAASGRKRIHWMNREAYPDQFGGEDVATNKTIAAKGHFMVCSCEGQRFMVPLEFLNCWVFRELLMLSEEEFGFSGDGPLCLPCDAVFLRHVLLLLRGRRGSRDAEREMVMSGFRQHCSISDPRSADSVRQLAAY, from the coding sequence ATGAGCTATATAAGTAGAAGGCAATTCAATGGCTCTACTCATCGTATTTTCTTAGCCATGCTTAGTGCAAGGAGACTTCTTGCTCTTGCAAGGAAGTGGCGGAAGATGGCTGCCTCAGGAAGGAAGAGGATCCACTGGATGAACAGAGAAGCTTATCCAGATCAGTTCGGTGGTGAGGACGTTGCGACAAACAAGACGATTGCAGCTAAAGGCCACTTCATGGTGTGCTCGTGCGAAGGGCAGAGGTTCATGGTTCCCTTGGAGTTTCTTAACTGCTGGGTCTTCCGAGAACTGTTGATGCTGTCAGAGGAAGAGTTTGGGTTCTCAGGTGATGGGCCACTCTGTTTGCCTTGTGACGCTGTGTTCCTGCGCCATGTTTTGCTTCTGCTTAGGGGAAGGAGAGGCTCCAGAGATGCAGAGAGGGAGATGGTGATGTCTGGTTTCAGGCAACATTGCTCCATCTCTGATCCGCGTAGTGCCGATAGCGTTCGACAGTTAGCTGCGTACTGA